In Biomphalaria glabrata chromosome 11, xgBioGlab47.1, whole genome shotgun sequence, the following proteins share a genomic window:
- the LOC106058974 gene encoding heterogeneous nuclear ribonucleoprotein 87F-like isoform X4, giving the protein MPYQGGGGYGGGGGGSYGGGGGGGGGRYGGGGGGGRGGRGGGRGGGGGGGRYNDDGDTDPNAEQFRKLFVGGLSYETNEDGLRSHFETWGEIVDCVVMRDPNTKRSRGFGFITYKDSAMIDEAQSHRPHKIDNREVETKRAMPRDAAGSSNHQSVKKMFIGGMKDDTTEEHIREVFTPFGAIESVDIVTDKNTGKVRGFAFVTFEDYDSVDKAVLKKRHDLNGRKVEVKKAVSKDQMEGGSRGGGMAGGRGRGRGDSFGGGYAANGDSNWGGGGGGFGSNYGGDYGGGPMKGGGYSARGQGPYGGGYGQGGGGYGGGGGGYRR; this is encoded by the exons ATGCCA taTCAAGGTGGTGGAGGATATGGTGGTGGTGGCGGTGGCAGTTATGGAGGAGGTGGTGGTGGGGGTGGAGGACGTTATGGTGGTGGAGGTGGTGGTGGAAGAGGTGGTCGTGGGGGTGGAAGAGGAGGTGGTGGTGGTGGAGGAAGATACAATGACGACGGTGACACAGATCCCAATGCTGAACAGTTCAGAAAATTGTTTGTTGGAGGACTTAGCTATGAGACAAATGAAGATGGCCTTCGTTCCCATTTTGAAACATGGGGTGAAATTGTTGATTGTGTTGTCATGAGAGATCCTAATACCAAAAG GTCCAGGGGTTTTGGATTTATTACTTACAAAGATTCTGCAATGATAGATGAAGCCCAGTCCCACAGACCTCATAAAATAGACAACAGAGAAGTAGAAACAAAGCGTGCAATGCCCAGGGAT GCTGCAGGAAGCAGCAACCAtcaatcagtaaaaaaaatgtttattggtGGAATGAAAGATGATACAACAGAAGAGCACATAAGAGAAGTCTTCACTCCATTTGGTGCCATAGAATCAGTTGACATAGTGACAGACAAAAACACAGGCAAAGTCAGGGGCTTTGCTTTTGTcacatttgaagattatgattcagttgACAAAGCTGTTT TAAAAAAGAGACATGATCTGAATGGTAGAAAAGTTGAAGTTAAGAAAGCAGTATCAAAAGACCAAATGGAAG GAGGCTCCAGAGGTGGTGGTATGGCAGGTGGACGTggaagaggaagaggggacagTTTTGGTGGTGGTTATGCTGCTAATGgag ATAGCAATTGGGGTGGTGGCGGCGGCGGCTTTGGTTCCAACTATGGTGGAGATTATGGTGGTGGCCCAATGAAAGGGGGCGGCTACTCAGCTCGTGGACAAGGCCCATATGGAG GTGGCTATGGACAAGGCGGTGGTGGTTATGGAGGCGGTGGTGGCGGTTACCGACGTTAA
- the LOC106058974 gene encoding heterogeneous nuclear ribonucleoprotein 87F-like isoform X3, whose product MPYQGGGGYGGGGGGSYGGGGGGGGGRYGGGGGGGRGGRGGGRGGGGGGGRYNDDGDTDPNAEQFRKLFVGGLSYETNEDGLRSHFETWGEIVDCVVMRDPNTKRSRGFGFITYKDSAMIDEAQSHRPHKIDNREVETKRAMPRDAAGSSNHQSVKKMFIGGMKDDTTEEHIREVFTPFGAIESVDIVTDKNTGKVRGFAFVTFEDYDSVDKAVLKKRHDLNGRKVEVKKAVSKDQMEGGSRGGGMAGGRGRGRGDSFGGGYAANGDSNWGGGGGGFGSNYGGDYGGGPMKGGGYSARGQGPYGDKDTNILSAGGYGQGGGGYGGGGGGYRR is encoded by the exons ATGCCA taTCAAGGTGGTGGAGGATATGGTGGTGGTGGCGGTGGCAGTTATGGAGGAGGTGGTGGTGGGGGTGGAGGACGTTATGGTGGTGGAGGTGGTGGTGGAAGAGGTGGTCGTGGGGGTGGAAGAGGAGGTGGTGGTGGTGGAGGAAGATACAATGACGACGGTGACACAGATCCCAATGCTGAACAGTTCAGAAAATTGTTTGTTGGAGGACTTAGCTATGAGACAAATGAAGATGGCCTTCGTTCCCATTTTGAAACATGGGGTGAAATTGTTGATTGTGTTGTCATGAGAGATCCTAATACCAAAAG GTCCAGGGGTTTTGGATTTATTACTTACAAAGATTCTGCAATGATAGATGAAGCCCAGTCCCACAGACCTCATAAAATAGACAACAGAGAAGTAGAAACAAAGCGTGCAATGCCCAGGGAT GCTGCAGGAAGCAGCAACCAtcaatcagtaaaaaaaatgtttattggtGGAATGAAAGATGATACAACAGAAGAGCACATAAGAGAAGTCTTCACTCCATTTGGTGCCATAGAATCAGTTGACATAGTGACAGACAAAAACACAGGCAAAGTCAGGGGCTTTGCTTTTGTcacatttgaagattatgattcagttgACAAAGCTGTTT TAAAAAAGAGACATGATCTGAATGGTAGAAAAGTTGAAGTTAAGAAAGCAGTATCAAAAGACCAAATGGAAG GAGGCTCCAGAGGTGGTGGTATGGCAGGTGGACGTggaagaggaagaggggacagTTTTGGTGGTGGTTATGCTGCTAATGgag ATAGCAATTGGGGTGGTGGCGGCGGCGGCTTTGGTTCCAACTATGGTGGAGATTATGGTGGTGGCCCAATGAAAGGGGGCGGCTACTCAGCTCGTGGACAAGGCCCATATGGAG ATAAAGATACAAACATTTTGTCGGCAGGTGGCTATGGACAAGGCGGTGGTGGTTATGGAGGCGGTGGTGGCGGTTACCGACGTTAA
- the LOC106058974 gene encoding heterogeneous nuclear ribonucleoprotein A1-like isoform X1: protein MPYQGGGGYGGGGGGSYGGGGGGGGGRYGGGGGGGRGGRGGGRGGGGGGGRYNDDGDTDPNAEQFRKLFVGGLSYETNEDGLRSHFETWGEIVDCVVMRDPNTKRSRGFGFITYKDSAMIDEAQSHRPHKIDNREVETKRAMPRDAAGSSNHQSVKKMFIGGMKDDTTEEHIREVFTPFGAIESVDIVTDKNTGKVRGFAFVTFEDYDSVDKAVLKKRHDLNGRKVEVKKAVSKDQMEGGSRGGGMAGGRGRGRGDSFGGGYAANGGGGGYGGGYGGQGWGGSGGGYGDYNSNWGGGGGGFGSNYGGDYGGGPMKGGGYSARGQGPYGDKDTNILSAGGYGQGGGGYGGGGGGYRR from the exons ATGCCA taTCAAGGTGGTGGAGGATATGGTGGTGGTGGCGGTGGCAGTTATGGAGGAGGTGGTGGTGGGGGTGGAGGACGTTATGGTGGTGGAGGTGGTGGTGGAAGAGGTGGTCGTGGGGGTGGAAGAGGAGGTGGTGGTGGTGGAGGAAGATACAATGACGACGGTGACACAGATCCCAATGCTGAACAGTTCAGAAAATTGTTTGTTGGAGGACTTAGCTATGAGACAAATGAAGATGGCCTTCGTTCCCATTTTGAAACATGGGGTGAAATTGTTGATTGTGTTGTCATGAGAGATCCTAATACCAAAAG GTCCAGGGGTTTTGGATTTATTACTTACAAAGATTCTGCAATGATAGATGAAGCCCAGTCCCACAGACCTCATAAAATAGACAACAGAGAAGTAGAAACAAAGCGTGCAATGCCCAGGGAT GCTGCAGGAAGCAGCAACCAtcaatcagtaaaaaaaatgtttattggtGGAATGAAAGATGATACAACAGAAGAGCACATAAGAGAAGTCTTCACTCCATTTGGTGCCATAGAATCAGTTGACATAGTGACAGACAAAAACACAGGCAAAGTCAGGGGCTTTGCTTTTGTcacatttgaagattatgattcagttgACAAAGCTGTTT TAAAAAAGAGACATGATCTGAATGGTAGAAAAGTTGAAGTTAAGAAAGCAGTATCAAAAGACCAAATGGAAG GAGGCTCCAGAGGTGGTGGTATGGCAGGTGGACGTggaagaggaagaggggacagTTTTGGTGGTGGTTATGCTGCTAATGgag gtGGTGGTGGATATGGAGGGGGTTATGGAGGTCAGGGCTGGGGAGGCTCAGGTGGTGGATATGGAGATTACA ATAGCAATTGGGGTGGTGGCGGCGGCGGCTTTGGTTCCAACTATGGTGGAGATTATGGTGGTGGCCCAATGAAAGGGGGCGGCTACTCAGCTCGTGGACAAGGCCCATATGGAG ATAAAGATACAAACATTTTGTCGGCAGGTGGCTATGGACAAGGCGGTGGTGGTTATGGAGGCGGTGGTGGCGGTTACCGACGTTAA
- the LOC106058974 gene encoding heterogeneous nuclear ribonucleoprotein A1-like isoform X2, which yields MPYQGGGGYGGGGGGSYGGGGGGGGGRYGGGGGGGRGGRGGGRGGGGGGGRYNDDGDTDPNAEQFRKLFVGGLSYETNEDGLRSHFETWGEIVDCVVMRDPNTKRSRGFGFITYKDSAMIDEAQSHRPHKIDNREVETKRAMPRDAAGSSNHQSVKKMFIGGMKDDTTEEHIREVFTPFGAIESVDIVTDKNTGKVRGFAFVTFEDYDSVDKAVLKKRHDLNGRKVEVKKAVSKDQMEGGSRGGGMAGGRGRGRGDSFGGGYAANGGGGGYGGGYGGQGWGGSGGGYGDYNSNWGGGGGGFGSNYGGDYGGGPMKGGGYSARGQGPYGGGYGQGGGGYGGGGGGYRR from the exons ATGCCA taTCAAGGTGGTGGAGGATATGGTGGTGGTGGCGGTGGCAGTTATGGAGGAGGTGGTGGTGGGGGTGGAGGACGTTATGGTGGTGGAGGTGGTGGTGGAAGAGGTGGTCGTGGGGGTGGAAGAGGAGGTGGTGGTGGTGGAGGAAGATACAATGACGACGGTGACACAGATCCCAATGCTGAACAGTTCAGAAAATTGTTTGTTGGAGGACTTAGCTATGAGACAAATGAAGATGGCCTTCGTTCCCATTTTGAAACATGGGGTGAAATTGTTGATTGTGTTGTCATGAGAGATCCTAATACCAAAAG GTCCAGGGGTTTTGGATTTATTACTTACAAAGATTCTGCAATGATAGATGAAGCCCAGTCCCACAGACCTCATAAAATAGACAACAGAGAAGTAGAAACAAAGCGTGCAATGCCCAGGGAT GCTGCAGGAAGCAGCAACCAtcaatcagtaaaaaaaatgtttattggtGGAATGAAAGATGATACAACAGAAGAGCACATAAGAGAAGTCTTCACTCCATTTGGTGCCATAGAATCAGTTGACATAGTGACAGACAAAAACACAGGCAAAGTCAGGGGCTTTGCTTTTGTcacatttgaagattatgattcagttgACAAAGCTGTTT TAAAAAAGAGACATGATCTGAATGGTAGAAAAGTTGAAGTTAAGAAAGCAGTATCAAAAGACCAAATGGAAG GAGGCTCCAGAGGTGGTGGTATGGCAGGTGGACGTggaagaggaagaggggacagTTTTGGTGGTGGTTATGCTGCTAATGgag gtGGTGGTGGATATGGAGGGGGTTATGGAGGTCAGGGCTGGGGAGGCTCAGGTGGTGGATATGGAGATTACA ATAGCAATTGGGGTGGTGGCGGCGGCGGCTTTGGTTCCAACTATGGTGGAGATTATGGTGGTGGCCCAATGAAAGGGGGCGGCTACTCAGCTCGTGGACAAGGCCCATATGGAG GTGGCTATGGACAAGGCGGTGGTGGTTATGGAGGCGGTGGTGGCGGTTACCGACGTTAA